The following are encoded in a window of Pseudobdellovibrionaceae bacterium genomic DNA:
- a CDS encoding HAMP domain-containing histidine kinase, translating to MRAEPSTANEKSERRAAPELGAMIVRPFRSGLKLLGFVIGVMLIFGYFTHWFSTNSSYRQFLQGFYVPEMRSRLVDGRWSEIQLLCERIAEMSEIGRIQFVRPDVIEAPVCDVVVQTPRVWTLVSEIEIPFGFSKASPGQLGTLKVQRFDHHSLPLLGLFLAMGSLLYVVISRMWMRKVQTTISNHVRSVTDIVRLIREDDGGSPLAESVRNVPVESREMEVIQTSISSYLEKTARLRDLEIESAKETAQKEMLRQLAHDLRSPLSSLKLISGTKKFFADMKAQQVLSAAVNAIQRQLEQAMAATRETPQMASKTTTMFDIRNVLQEIVQMNRMAHPNIEFALEMEEGAGICAVDVVALRRVLQNLVTNSRENLESIVGRTDPRVTIGLRLYDGDLILSVQDNGSGLPPEVRSSFGQKGLSIGKESGNGLGLAAAVAFIQASHGDIEVLSSPSEGTVIRFRIPAEIRLNGVSELASRRYEP from the coding sequence ATGAGAGCCGAGCCGTCGACTGCAAATGAAAAATCCGAGCGCCGGGCTGCTCCCGAACTAGGGGCGATGATCGTGCGCCCGTTTCGCTCAGGCCTTAAGCTTCTAGGGTTTGTGATCGGGGTTATGCTGATCTTTGGCTACTTTACCCATTGGTTTTCGACTAACTCGAGCTATCGACAGTTTCTTCAAGGTTTTTACGTTCCTGAGATGCGGTCTCGGCTAGTCGATGGACGTTGGAGTGAAATTCAGCTGCTATGTGAAAGAATCGCAGAGATGTCTGAAATTGGACGAATCCAGTTCGTTCGTCCGGACGTGATCGAAGCTCCGGTATGTGACGTCGTCGTACAGACGCCGCGGGTGTGGACACTAGTGAGTGAGATCGAAATTCCGTTCGGTTTTTCTAAGGCTTCTCCTGGGCAGCTTGGGACTCTCAAGGTTCAGCGCTTCGATCATCACAGTCTCCCGCTACTCGGTCTATTTTTAGCAATGGGATCATTGCTTTATGTCGTCATCAGCCGGATGTGGATGCGTAAGGTGCAAACCACGATTTCGAATCACGTGCGCTCGGTGACGGACATCGTACGGCTTATCCGGGAGGACGACGGTGGATCGCCCTTGGCAGAGTCGGTTCGAAATGTCCCTGTCGAAAGCCGTGAGATGGAGGTGATCCAAACGTCGATTTCCAGTTATCTGGAGAAAACGGCACGGTTGCGGGACTTGGAAATCGAAAGCGCAAAAGAAACTGCGCAAAAAGAGATGCTCCGTCAATTGGCGCATGATCTACGCTCTCCACTGTCTTCATTGAAGTTGATCTCCGGAACCAAAAAATTCTTTGCGGACATGAAGGCCCAGCAGGTCCTATCGGCGGCGGTAAATGCAATTCAGCGACAATTGGAGCAGGCGATGGCCGCGACACGTGAGACTCCACAAATGGCCTCCAAGACGACGACAATGTTTGATATTCGAAATGTCCTCCAGGAAATCGTTCAGATGAATCGTATGGCTCATCCGAACATTGAGTTCGCTCTTGAAATGGAGGAGGGCGCAGGGATTTGTGCCGTTGACGTTGTGGCTCTTCGGCGAGTGCTGCAAAATCTCGTTACGAACAGCCGAGAGAACCTGGAGTCCATCGTCGGGCGGACCGATCCTCGAGTTACAATCGGACTTCGTCTGTACGATGGAGACCTGATATTGTCGGTTCAGGACAATGGGTCTGGTCTGCCTCCGGAGGTGCGGTCGAGCTTCGGTCAGAAGGGGCTTAGTATTGGTAAAGAAAGTGGAAACGGCTTAGGTTTGGCCGCCGCTGTTGCATTCATCCAAGCGTCCCATGGTGACATCGAGGTTTTGAGTTCGCCTTCGGAAGGCACTGTGATCCGTTTCAGAATTCCGGCGGAGATTCGGTTGAATGGGGTTTCTGAGCTGGCTTCTCGTCGCTACGAGCCTTAA
- a CDS encoding glycosyltransferase family 2 protein, whose translation MIEYSVVIPVYNNSATVRELFERLVLTFTSLGKSFEVLLINDGSRDTSLEVLRTIATEDVRCKVLSLSRNFGQHPAICAGFENAKGSRIVLMDADLQDSPEDIPYLIRQMDESEVDVVYCIKKRGEKKFSSRITSVLYHYTFSKIVRTSVPTNVGTFRMFNRKFLDALLRFKEVEVLYGPLMFFMGFRSSFVTLDFRDRSNGKSSYTFTKRLKLAVNSLISYTDIPHKVSIYFGSLLLFIVIVWGTTIFIQFAMLGRALPTGLTLLVLVSLISLGSILVFLGIIGTYLFRIYQEVLNRPRYLVAESFNFEGEN comes from the coding sequence GTGATTGAATACTCAGTCGTAATTCCAGTATATAATAACTCGGCAACAGTACGAGAACTATTTGAACGCCTCGTACTTACGTTCACTTCACTTGGCAAATCCTTTGAAGTTCTACTGATAAACGATGGCAGCCGAGACACCTCGCTCGAAGTTCTTAGAACAATTGCTACCGAAGACGTCAGATGCAAAGTTCTTTCTCTATCGCGCAATTTCGGCCAACATCCTGCCATTTGTGCCGGCTTCGAGAATGCGAAAGGATCGAGGATAGTCCTTATGGATGCAGATCTTCAGGACTCGCCGGAAGACATCCCGTACCTAATCCGTCAGATGGACGAATCTGAAGTTGATGTCGTGTACTGCATCAAAAAGCGCGGAGAAAAGAAATTCTCTTCCAGGATTACCTCGGTCCTCTATCACTACACCTTCTCGAAAATCGTCAGGACTTCTGTGCCCACGAATGTCGGTACATTTCGAATGTTCAATCGAAAATTTCTAGACGCATTATTGCGATTCAAGGAAGTTGAGGTGCTCTATGGTCCACTCATGTTTTTCATGGGATTCCGAAGCTCATTCGTAACTCTAGATTTTCGAGATAGAAGCAACGGAAAGAGCTCCTACACTTTCACTAAACGCCTCAAGTTGGCAGTCAACTCTCTCATCAGCTATACTGATATCCCTCACAAAGTATCTATTTACTTCGGATCCCTACTTCTATTTATCGTTATTGTGTGGGGAACCACTATTTTTATTCAATTCGCTATGCTTGGAAGGGCATTACCGACGGGTCTTACGTTGCTAGTGCTCGTATCACTTATTTCACTCGGAAGTATTTTGGTCTTTCTTGGAATTATCGGAACTTATCTTTTCCGAATTTATCAAGAAGTACTAAATCGCCCCAGATATCTAGTGGCGGAGTCTTTTAACTTTGAAGGCGAGAATTGA
- a CDS encoding phytanoyl-CoA dioxygenase family protein, with product MNLLDSQFKLRPISQDEQETQKYNILTRGFDVIPNFLPLPLCSKLCNKLQSAVSEFSPVPNSARSHLDRHQLHDLITYDLDFAGLLEDARLQPLIGNFLGKSWIMYAATSSSIPPNGTNYSNRIHIDSPRFQLGYAFNLGVIWVLSDYTEDNGALEVLPGSHHVEDSPSESHFNNNAQKVICKAGSLITFHARLWHRTGANRSDAWRHSMTMNCCRSFMKQRMDWVHFVKPEISSQLNEQARRLIGFDTRLPKTLEEFFVPEDQRLYKANQG from the coding sequence ATGAATCTTCTTGATTCCCAGTTTAAATTGCGTCCAATTTCCCAAGATGAGCAAGAAACGCAAAAGTACAATATCTTGACTCGCGGATTTGACGTCATCCCTAACTTTCTTCCGCTTCCGTTGTGCTCTAAACTTTGCAATAAACTTCAAAGTGCGGTGTCAGAGTTTTCTCCGGTCCCTAACTCGGCTCGCAGCCATCTTGATCGTCACCAATTGCACGACTTAATTACCTACGACCTGGATTTCGCGGGCCTCCTTGAAGATGCACGCCTACAACCCTTGATCGGTAACTTCCTTGGGAAGTCGTGGATCATGTACGCAGCAACATCCTCTTCCATTCCCCCAAACGGGACGAACTATTCGAATCGAATTCACATTGATTCACCTAGATTTCAACTTGGATATGCGTTCAATCTGGGCGTCATTTGGGTTTTAAGTGACTACACTGAAGACAATGGGGCTTTAGAAGTTCTGCCCGGCTCCCATCATGTTGAAGACTCTCCAAGCGAAAGCCACTTCAATAACAACGCGCAAAAAGTGATTTGCAAAGCCGGCTCGCTAATTACTTTCCATGCCCGCTTGTGGCATCGCACTGGAGCAAATCGGTCAGATGCTTGGAGACACTCGATGACAATGAACTGCTGTAGGTCCTTCATGAAACAGCGCATGGATTGGGTGCATTTTGTTAAGCCAGAAATATCGTCCCAACTTAATGAGCAAGCACGGAGACTTATCGGCTTTGACACACGTTTACCCAAAACATTAGAAGAGTTTTTTGTGCCTGAGGACCAGCGGCTTTATAAAGCCAATCAAGGATAG
- a CDS encoding class I SAM-dependent methyltransferase yields the protein MKNEKARQEAIEANIFVHSALANSGEYNKSPHFRPENKEKVRNILGRIVSTYLHNKCQRSIDFGCGTGFLTHMLTDFSQHVDGIDITEDMMKQIDLSSGKISLHLSPAENTPFGGDLFDLATAYSFLDHLVDYKACLREAYRVLRTGGVFYSDLNPNRDFIELFDRISRENSDYSTLPAILRKEILGSLHNGDYYQKTFGLDATMLEKAEPGKTISRGFCAKEFELAAREIGFSECNFEYEWYLDQARIIHGSTRESSEGIEGYLQSILPASKSLFKYLRVVLIK from the coding sequence ATGAAAAACGAAAAAGCCCGCCAAGAGGCAATTGAAGCAAACATATTTGTACACTCTGCTCTCGCAAACTCAGGCGAGTACAATAAGAGTCCACATTTTCGTCCTGAGAACAAAGAGAAGGTACGGAATATCCTAGGAAGAATTGTATCGACATACCTTCACAATAAATGCCAAAGATCGATCGATTTTGGGTGTGGAACAGGCTTCTTAACACATATGCTGACCGATTTCTCTCAGCACGTTGACGGCATCGATATCACAGAAGATATGATGAAACAAATCGACCTTTCGTCAGGAAAAATCAGTCTACACCTTTCGCCTGCTGAGAATACTCCCTTCGGAGGTGACCTTTTTGACTTAGCCACAGCCTATTCATTTTTGGATCACCTAGTGGACTACAAGGCATGCCTTCGCGAGGCATATCGCGTGCTGCGAACGGGAGGCGTTTTCTACTCTGACTTAAATCCTAATAGAGATTTCATCGAACTATTCGACAGAATTTCAAGAGAAAATTCGGACTATTCAACACTGCCTGCCATCTTAAGAAAAGAGATTTTGGGATCGCTACATAACGGTGACTACTACCAAAAAACTTTTGGCCTCGATGCAACTATGCTTGAAAAGGCTGAACCTGGAAAGACCATCTCTAGAGGTTTTTGTGCGAAGGAGTTTGAACTCGCGGCGAGAGAAATTGGATTCAGCGAATGCAATTTCGAATATGAATGGTATCTTGATCAAGCAAGGATCATTCACGGTAGCACCCGAGAAAGTTCAGAAGGAATCGAGGGCTATCTTCAATCGATTCTCCCCGCCAGCAAGTCGTTATTCAAATACCTACGGGTAGTACTCATTAAGTGA
- a CDS encoding class I SAM-dependent methyltransferase: protein MELITDENGINQIFRPSPAMTVRTHRRADRIREALLASPSNPVRALEIGCGTAEMSFLVANDPRIQLTAADISPKFIEAAQSQPARPNIRFQLADVTAPAFLNQHKGQFDFVIGNGILHHLVNNIDGVFKNLRVILKPGGRLVFWEPNLQNPLVYFMFGTKLGRRLMRLDPDEMAFTKSWIAERLQRNGYIVHELRCRDFLLPNTPSFLIKPLIWLGDLLERTPFSFLAQSIFLVATKSDAADQSPTS, encoded by the coding sequence TTGGAACTGATCACTGACGAAAACGGCATTAACCAGATTTTCCGTCCATCGCCCGCGATGACGGTTCGCACTCATCGTCGCGCCGACCGGATTCGCGAGGCGCTGCTCGCCTCGCCGTCCAACCCGGTTCGTGCTTTGGAAATCGGCTGCGGAACGGCCGAAATGTCATTTCTGGTCGCGAATGACCCACGCATCCAACTGACGGCGGCGGATATTTCCCCGAAGTTCATCGAGGCCGCGCAGTCACAGCCCGCCCGTCCCAACATCCGTTTTCAACTGGCGGATGTGACGGCACCGGCTTTCCTGAACCAGCATAAGGGTCAATTCGACTTCGTCATCGGGAACGGAATCTTGCACCACCTTGTGAATAACATCGATGGCGTCTTCAAGAACCTGCGGGTCATCCTGAAGCCCGGCGGCCGCTTGGTCTTCTGGGAGCCGAATCTACAGAACCCGCTCGTGTACTTCATGTTCGGCACGAAACTCGGACGTCGGCTCATGCGACTTGATCCCGACGAAATGGCCTTCACCAAATCCTGGATCGCCGAACGCCTGCAACGAAACGGCTATATCGTGCACGAACTCCGCTGCCGGGACTTTCTCTTACCGAATACTCCGAGTTTTCTTATCAAACCGCTCATTTGGTTGGGCGATCTGCTCGAGCGTACGCCTTTCAGCTTTCTGGCGCAGTCGATCTTTTTGGTCGCCACCAAGAGCGATGCAGCGGACCAAAGCCCTACTTCGTAA
- a CDS encoding class I SAM-dependent methyltransferase, translated as MQADTSKAKKNVEQFNLDVSNDGSYSYTTTESLSGRFSNGRLSDSIASAFEYRDQRVLDLGCGDGAYTVEFGAYQPKEVLGVDPAELAVAAAKKRAVNVGVDRVVKFRVGNIYDLDQVLNLNDYDCIVIRGVLHHLPDPKKAIQLLKGFKGTVVILEPNGNNPVLKLIERLSRYHVDHEERSFFPMTINWWLEDAGFDLRNTRYVNLVPFFCPNWMARLLRVFEPLVERIPLVRNFVCGQVMITAKAHSSRRR; from the coding sequence ATGCAAGCAGATACATCGAAAGCAAAGAAGAACGTCGAACAGTTCAACTTGGATGTCAGCAATGATGGTTCCTATTCCTATACAACGACCGAATCCCTATCGGGTCGCTTCTCGAACGGTCGATTGTCTGATTCCATAGCATCTGCTTTTGAGTACCGCGATCAGCGGGTCCTCGACTTAGGTTGTGGGGATGGGGCTTATACCGTGGAGTTCGGGGCCTATCAGCCGAAGGAAGTCTTGGGAGTTGACCCCGCGGAGCTCGCAGTTGCTGCGGCAAAAAAACGTGCCGTAAATGTGGGCGTGGACCGAGTTGTCAAATTCCGAGTTGGAAATATCTACGACCTCGATCAAGTCTTAAATCTCAACGATTACGACTGCATCGTGATTCGCGGTGTTCTTCATCATCTTCCAGATCCGAAGAAGGCCATTCAGCTACTCAAAGGTTTCAAAGGAACGGTTGTCATTTTGGAACCCAACGGAAATAACCCGGTTTTGAAATTGATCGAGCGTCTCTCGCGGTACCATGTCGATCACGAAGAGCGTTCGTTCTTTCCGATGACGATCAACTGGTGGCTGGAGGATGCTGGATTTGATTTGCGCAACACTCGCTACGTGAATCTCGTACCTTTTTTCTGCCCAAATTGGATGGCTAGACTTCTACGTGTCTTTGAGCCGCTGGTGGAGCGAATCCCCCTTGTTCGTAACTTCGTCTGTGGTCAGGTTATGATCACGGCGAAAGCCCATTCAAGCCGCCGGCGATAG
- a CDS encoding NAD-dependent epimerase/dehydratase family protein produces the protein MNTEALFRSTLTAEDIAEIKKLPGPILVVGAGGFIGAHVLFQLLQHRQDVFALVRTKDLGWRLQAAPEGIDLAKHLTVGDITDKDNIRGIVERFRPQVVFNLSAYGAYERQSDSQKIHDVNYIGLLNLIEVLQETGCYALVQAGSSSEYGMNAAGPKENAPLLPNSHYAVSKGAAALMIKFFGLKHDFPCANLRLYSIYGPWEDRNRLIPTLVNRALEGKYPSLTNPDISRDFVYVDDCLMAFVRAASTICRNRRGESVNICASRKVTLASLAQTAREVFKIPGEPNFGTMPPRRWDLTEWYGNGELAASEMNWRPRVDLATGLRLTAEWETAAHGLLQGTKTQPQQRKISAVIACYRDSKAIPIMYERLKESITSIGCDYEIIFVNDNSPENDAEVIAKICARDISVIGISHSRNFGSQAAFMSGMELSTGDAVVLLDGDLQDPPEMIPKLAERWLEGYDVVYGVRVQREAPLHMQFFYKAFYRLFSRMADVKIPEDAGDFSLIDRKVAGKMLQLPERDMFLRGLRAWVGFKQTGVPYVRPERMFGTTTNNFTKNIWWAKKAIFSFSSKPLDLMQALGLAVTALSFALGVFYVAYTFLSGNTAPKGFTTIVVLSLGLGGLQILAISILGEYIKKILEEVKSRPKFIRTSVTRGKVAYSEADYLARDRKKN, from the coding sequence ATGAACACCGAAGCTCTGTTTCGGTCGACCCTGACAGCGGAGGACATCGCCGAAATCAAAAAGCTTCCCGGACCGATCCTCGTAGTCGGCGCGGGCGGATTCATCGGCGCACACGTTCTGTTTCAACTTCTACAGCACCGACAAGACGTATTCGCTCTCGTGCGCACGAAAGATCTGGGATGGCGTTTGCAGGCGGCTCCTGAAGGCATCGATCTGGCGAAACATCTGACCGTCGGCGACATCACCGACAAAGACAACATCCGCGGTATCGTGGAGCGGTTCCGTCCACAAGTGGTCTTCAACCTGTCCGCTTATGGCGCTTACGAGCGACAAAGCGATAGTCAGAAGATTCACGACGTGAACTACATCGGACTTCTGAATCTGATCGAAGTCCTGCAAGAGACGGGCTGCTACGCTCTCGTACAGGCCGGGTCATCTTCAGAGTACGGCATGAACGCCGCGGGCCCGAAAGAGAACGCCCCCCTGCTGCCCAATAGTCATTACGCCGTCTCGAAGGGCGCCGCCGCGCTCATGATCAAGTTCTTCGGCCTGAAGCACGACTTCCCCTGCGCCAATCTACGTCTGTATTCGATTTACGGCCCCTGGGAGGACCGCAATCGGCTTATCCCGACGCTCGTCAACCGCGCACTTGAAGGCAAATACCCGTCTCTGACGAATCCGGATATCTCGCGAGATTTCGTTTACGTCGACGACTGTTTGATGGCCTTCGTTCGTGCCGCCTCGACGATTTGCCGCAACCGTCGTGGTGAATCCGTCAACATTTGCGCAAGCCGCAAAGTCACGCTTGCGTCACTCGCACAAACCGCTCGTGAGGTTTTCAAAATTCCCGGTGAGCCGAACTTCGGGACCATGCCTCCCCGCCGCTGGGATCTCACGGAATGGTACGGCAACGGGGAACTCGCTGCGAGCGAAATGAACTGGCGCCCTCGAGTGGACCTTGCCACCGGCCTTCGCCTGACCGCCGAATGGGAGACGGCCGCGCACGGTCTTTTGCAGGGTACGAAAACTCAACCCCAGCAACGCAAGATCTCGGCCGTCATCGCTTGTTACCGCGACTCAAAAGCCATTCCGATCATGTACGAACGTCTGAAGGAGTCGATCACGAGTATCGGCTGCGACTACGAAATCATTTTCGTCAACGACAACAGTCCCGAAAACGATGCTGAAGTGATCGCGAAAATCTGTGCACGCGACATCTCGGTGATCGGAATTTCGCATTCGCGGAACTTCGGATCCCAAGCGGCATTCATGAGCGGTATGGAGCTTTCAACCGGCGATGCGGTCGTTCTGCTCGATGGGGATCTACAGGACCCACCCGAAATGATCCCGAAACTCGCCGAGCGTTGGCTCGAGGGTTACGATGTGGTTTACGGCGTGCGCGTGCAGCGCGAAGCACCTCTACACATGCAGTTCTTCTACAAAGCCTTCTACCGACTGTTCTCTCGGATGGCTGACGTGAAGATTCCGGAAGATGCCGGCGACTTTTCCCTCATCGACCGGAAGGTCGCAGGCAAGATGCTGCAACTCCCTGAGCGCGACATGTTCTTGCGCGGACTTCGGGCTTGGGTCGGCTTCAAACAGACCGGCGTCCCCTACGTGCGTCCCGAGCGTATGTTCGGCACGACCACAAATAACTTCACGAAGAACATTTGGTGGGCAAAGAAAGCGATCTTCTCGTTTAGCTCGAAGCCCCTCGACCTCATGCAGGCGTTGGGTTTGGCCGTAACGGCGCTCTCTTTCGCTCTCGGGGTGTTTTATGTCGCCTACACGTTCCTCTCGGGAAACACCGCCCCAAAGGGGTTCACGACAATCGTTGTCCTTTCGTTGGGACTAGGTGGATTGCAAATTCTTGCCATCAGCATCCTCGGCGAATACATCAAGAAGATCCTCGAAGAGGTGAAGTCGCGGCCAAAATTCATCCGCACTTCCGTTACGCGCGGGAAGGTCGCTTACTCGGAAGCCGACTACCTCGCGCGCGATAGAAAGAAAAACTGA
- a CDS encoding YcaO-like family protein, which translates to MLGEIWGSVANRNVFERLLSRAQTNVCSGESFHVRLTRLEDWSKFHPKHGHTFVASLTCMGRIFKGSGCAQVPALAIQKSISEAYERCLFHLNRFFHGSSNSNGFAAHPCLNQAVRNAVEELAERDTVLRHYYGQIPFVHISLETLPKQFETNRMLAHGYLITQVMLGTAGRTSTISLLAESLVQPGRPLISHGSGETAHKAYMRSHTELSRSVACAELLPWLAQSKDPKDEIFKHITALWKASPTEIEWMNGEVWSWHKVEKSWRGLPMPVIAAANIQRLAQGDLHVVKATSPDFLKLEFKESPNLKLKRHFVA; encoded by the coding sequence GTGCTAGGTGAAATCTGGGGAAGCGTTGCAAATCGGAATGTATTCGAACGCCTGTTGTCGCGCGCGCAGACAAACGTATGCTCGGGCGAGAGCTTTCATGTCCGACTGACTCGTCTAGAGGACTGGTCCAAATTCCACCCCAAACATGGCCACACATTTGTAGCTTCACTGACCTGCATGGGACGCATATTTAAGGGTTCAGGCTGCGCGCAAGTACCAGCTCTCGCAATACAGAAATCGATCTCCGAGGCCTATGAGCGCTGCTTGTTCCACTTAAATCGGTTCTTTCATGGATCCTCGAATTCGAACGGCTTCGCCGCTCACCCATGCTTAAATCAAGCAGTTCGCAATGCCGTGGAAGAGTTAGCAGAACGTGATACCGTGTTAAGACATTACTACGGTCAGATCCCATTTGTTCATATCTCTCTAGAAACTTTGCCTAAGCAGTTCGAAACGAACCGGATGCTGGCACATGGCTATCTAATAACTCAAGTCATGTTGGGGACTGCCGGTCGAACTTCGACCATCAGCCTTCTCGCGGAGTCGCTAGTTCAACCGGGGCGGCCATTGATATCGCACGGTTCCGGAGAGACTGCACATAAAGCCTATATGCGATCCCATACGGAACTCTCTCGTAGCGTCGCGTGCGCTGAGCTTTTACCTTGGCTTGCCCAGTCCAAAGATCCAAAGGACGAGATATTCAAGCACATCACAGCCCTATGGAAAGCCTCCCCAACAGAGATCGAGTGGATGAATGGCGAAGTATGGAGCTGGCATAAAGTCGAGAAATCTTGGCGCGGTTTACCGATGCCCGTGATCGCAGCCGCCAATATCCAACGCTTAGCGCAGGGGGATTTACATGTGGTGAAAGCCACGTCTCCTGACTTTTTGAAACTGGAATTCAAGGAAAGTCCAAATCTCAAACTAAAAAGGCACTTTGTCGCCTGA
- a CDS encoding class I SAM-dependent methyltransferase encodes MSRSSEIREEFRPVQHIAVKTRMQALIYHLRRTVDLQFNTVYRDMAKTLHHVRGQVLDVGCRNGPFKHLLGPETRYTGLDIESTSVFGRRNPDVIYYDGRTMPFADASYDFVICSEVLEHVPDTETFIAEIFRVLKPGGRAIFTVPWSARYHFIPHDYYRFTPSAFERIFANFSDLSVRARGTEISAIAAKFVALNARLILQGLRPTRWLTGLVPGLLLLPVTALALLFGQLGIYFRVGSDVDPLGYTIELTK; translated from the coding sequence ATGTCGCGTTCATCCGAAATCCGTGAGGAATTCCGTCCGGTTCAGCATATTGCAGTCAAGACGCGCATGCAGGCGTTGATCTACCATCTTCGCCGGACTGTGGACCTTCAGTTCAATACCGTTTATCGTGATATGGCTAAAACTTTGCACCATGTGCGCGGGCAGGTTTTGGATGTTGGCTGCCGCAATGGGCCTTTCAAGCATCTGCTGGGGCCCGAAACTCGTTATACCGGTTTGGATATTGAATCCACCTCGGTCTTTGGCCGACGGAATCCCGACGTGATCTACTACGATGGACGTACGATGCCGTTTGCCGATGCCTCCTACGACTTCGTGATCTGTTCGGAAGTTCTAGAGCACGTGCCAGACACCGAAACCTTCATCGCCGAAATCTTCCGAGTGCTCAAACCGGGCGGGCGGGCGATTTTCACCGTGCCCTGGTCGGCGCGCTATCACTTCATTCCGCATGACTACTACCGCTTCACGCCCAGTGCCTTTGAGCGGATTTTTGCGAACTTCAGCGATCTGAGTGTTCGCGCCCGCGGCACCGAGATCAGCGCAATCGCCGCCAAGTTTGTGGCGTTGAATGCGCGTCTCATCTTGCAAGGATTGCGACCGACCCGCTGGCTGACTGGGCTAGTTCCGGGGCTTCTGCTGCTTCCGGTGACCGCGTTGGCGCTGCTGTTCGGGCAGCTGGGAATCTATTTTCGCGTGGGATCGGACGTCGATCCTCTAGGATATACGATCGAACTTACGAAGTAG